In Paenibacillus kyungheensis, the following are encoded in one genomic region:
- a CDS encoding SDR family NAD(P)-dependent oxidoreductase: MGNLLGFSIMGKNIEEYPLELEKISKKSIAIIGMDVRFPQANNPQSFWHNLVNGTDSIRDFPLSRRLDTDPYLRQKGLDYEHFSYIKGAFLEGIDHFDYRFFGLSHREASLMDPCQRLFLQTAWQAIENSGYGGNCLVGSNTGVYLGFSNDFDTETTYKRYIADLEPESVPLAITANIKAIIGSRISYLLDLRGPNLLIDTTCSSSLVAVHTACQAIRNGECDMALAGGVELHLLPLNVTDREKMGIESSDYKTKSFDDSSNGSGNGEGVAVVVLKSLDRAIRDRDPIYAVIKGSAVNQDGSSAGLTAPNASAQEQVILRAWKEADIDPAQLSYVEAHGSGTPLGDPIEATGLTNAFAHFTDMKQFCGIGSVKTNLGHLGNSAGVAGLIKSVLALKHKQLPASLHFQKPNNKINFKSSPLYMVDELMDWPMQGDSPRYCGVSSFGLSGTNCHMVLEEAPKQERAIMRTNNEKGLLPLSAKSIWSLQRLVESYDKHLTESQEISLVDLCYTAAVGRGHYTHRLAIVFDGLTDLKSIIHKLASQGVDKVEPPNVVYSVLKSNNTVDSSQAGVGLADSDQTDWHECARLYTAGVVIRWQDLYSEGQRIHLPVYPFEPIRCWLDIPVKDNYYHVIDWQPFEYSSTIDDGLVAKGTVLVLKDKHERADRLRKTLERNQMQVVEIEIGSDNEYSQLHETSYVLGHLQDHYDRLLAEFPDGTVTHIVHMASLSGGQSPQTIEELEEEQQRGANSLFYLTKSILRNKWKKRIHLLLLGQGIYEVTKNEAVLHPEAATLIGLGKVVSHEYPHIACRCLDIDEATTDEQITAVLERKQVPYMLASREGLLYSETLKPFDLQTNEDERIEFKSDGVYLITGGLGGMALEIAKYLSTKQKLNLALLSRSSFPDRKQWNQLLREGSSRKIRERILSLQEIEANGAHVQLYTADVANKHQMADVVTSLESTYGRINGIIHCAGVAGNGFLVRKEQATFEEVLSPKTKGTWLIDRLTESDPPDFFLLFSSISSLMSAVGQGDYTAANAYLDAFARARTRRGLRTLSLNWAMWKETGMAVDYNVQNDSSFKELYTQEALLALDKVIHTKASNVVVGELKHSEMQTLLTEDNFGFLSSELRSRITERMAIQGKPKVDEEQSVQPTIHITLKGKEEGDFSDNEQQLAAIWSNLLGMESISVHDNFYDIGGNSILATHLLRALDEAYPNHFDITDIFSYPTVSLMAEYLERRLDDVEQSGSSLDELLDRLSEGDLSVEEASELMKSVGEDQWKT; this comes from the coding sequence TTGGGGAATTTATTAGGGTTTTCAATAATGGGAAAAAATATCGAAGAGTATCCGCTAGAGCTGGAAAAAATATCAAAAAAGAGTATTGCTATTATCGGGATGGATGTTCGTTTTCCTCAGGCGAATAATCCACAATCCTTCTGGCATAATCTGGTCAACGGAACAGACTCAATTCGCGATTTCCCACTGTCCAGACGCTTAGATACTGATCCTTATTTGCGTCAAAAGGGGCTGGATTACGAACATTTTTCTTATATTAAAGGAGCCTTTCTTGAAGGAATTGATCATTTTGACTATCGTTTTTTTGGACTTTCCCATCGGGAAGCTTCTTTGATGGATCCGTGCCAACGACTATTCTTGCAGACAGCATGGCAAGCCATTGAAAATTCGGGTTATGGCGGCAATTGTCTGGTGGGATCTAATACAGGCGTCTACCTCGGCTTTAGCAATGATTTCGATACAGAGACAACTTATAAACGCTATATTGCTGATTTGGAGCCTGAGTCGGTGCCACTTGCTATCACAGCAAATATTAAAGCGATCATTGGAAGTCGTATCTCTTATTTACTTGATCTGCGTGGCCCGAACCTGCTTATTGATACGACCTGTTCTTCTTCGCTTGTCGCTGTTCACACTGCCTGTCAAGCCATTCGTAACGGAGAATGCGATATGGCGCTGGCAGGAGGGGTTGAATTGCATTTATTACCTTTAAATGTGACAGATCGAGAGAAAATGGGCATCGAATCATCCGACTATAAGACGAAGTCATTTGATGACAGCTCGAATGGATCTGGCAATGGAGAGGGAGTAGCAGTCGTTGTACTGAAATCGCTTGACCGCGCCATTCGGGATCGAGATCCGATCTATGCGGTTATTAAAGGGAGCGCGGTAAATCAGGATGGTAGCTCTGCCGGGTTAACTGCACCAAACGCTTCAGCTCAAGAACAAGTCATTTTACGGGCCTGGAAAGAGGCCGACATTGATCCTGCGCAGCTATCATACGTAGAAGCGCATGGGTCGGGTACGCCCTTAGGCGATCCTATTGAAGCGACAGGGCTGACAAACGCGTTTGCACATTTCACGGATATGAAACAGTTTTGTGGTATCGGCTCGGTCAAAACGAATCTAGGGCATCTCGGAAACAGTGCTGGAGTGGCTGGCTTGATTAAATCGGTGCTCGCTTTGAAACACAAACAATTGCCAGCTTCGTTACATTTTCAAAAGCCGAACAACAAAATTAATTTTAAAAGCTCGCCACTCTATATGGTTGATGAATTAATGGATTGGCCGATGCAGGGAGATTCTCCTCGTTACTGCGGGGTCAGCTCATTCGGACTAAGCGGAACCAACTGTCACATGGTGTTGGAGGAAGCGCCGAAGCAAGAGAGAGCTATTATGCGAACAAATAATGAGAAAGGTTTGTTACCATTATCAGCCAAAAGCATCTGGTCATTGCAACGTCTGGTTGAGAGTTACGATAAGCATTTGACAGAATCACAGGAAATTAGTCTGGTGGATCTTTGTTATACTGCCGCAGTGGGGCGTGGTCATTATACTCATCGACTTGCCATTGTATTTGACGGACTTACAGATTTAAAAAGCATTATCCATAAGCTGGCTTCACAAGGGGTGGACAAAGTCGAGCCTCCAAATGTAGTTTACAGCGTGCTTAAGAGTAACAATACTGTGGACAGCTCACAAGCCGGAGTTGGTCTCGCAGATTCAGACCAGACCGATTGGCATGAATGTGCTCGGTTGTACACAGCAGGCGTTGTCATCAGATGGCAAGACCTTTATTCAGAGGGCCAACGAATCCATCTTCCTGTGTATCCATTTGAGCCAATACGCTGTTGGCTGGATATTCCGGTAAAAGATAATTATTATCATGTTATCGACTGGCAACCATTTGAGTATAGCAGCACGATAGATGATGGGTTGGTCGCAAAAGGTACTGTACTGGTGCTGAAAGACAAGCATGAACGTGCCGATCGGTTGCGGAAAACACTTGAACGGAACCAAATGCAAGTTGTTGAGATCGAAATCGGAAGCGATAACGAATATTCACAACTTCACGAAACATCATATGTGTTAGGACATCTCCAAGATCACTATGATCGCCTTCTCGCTGAATTCCCGGATGGCACTGTAACGCATATTGTTCATATGGCTTCTTTAAGCGGCGGGCAAAGCCCTCAAACTATCGAGGAGTTGGAAGAAGAACAGCAACGGGGTGCCAATAGCTTATTTTATTTAACAAAATCCATTTTAAGGAATAAATGGAAGAAACGGATTCATCTGCTCCTCTTAGGGCAGGGCATCTACGAAGTGACGAAGAACGAAGCAGTATTGCACCCAGAAGCGGCTACTTTAATAGGTCTGGGCAAAGTCGTATCTCATGAGTATCCACATATTGCATGTCGCTGTCTGGACATTGACGAAGCTACAACCGACGAACAAATTACAGCCGTGTTGGAAAGAAAACAGGTACCGTACATGCTGGCCAGCAGAGAAGGTTTGTTGTATTCCGAAACTTTGAAACCTTTTGACTTACAAACAAATGAGGATGAACGCATTGAATTTAAGAGCGATGGCGTGTATTTGATTACAGGTGGATTGGGCGGAATGGCACTTGAGATTGCCAAGTATCTATCTACCAAACAAAAATTAAATTTGGCGTTGCTTAGCCGTTCTTCATTTCCTGATCGAAAACAGTGGAACCAATTGTTGCGAGAGGGTTCATCCCGAAAAATAAGGGAACGTATACTGAGTTTGCAGGAGATAGAAGCAAATGGAGCTCATGTTCAGCTTTATACCGCGGATGTTGCGAATAAGCACCAGATGGCTGATGTGGTAACCAGCTTAGAAAGCACGTATGGACGAATCAACGGGATCATACACTGTGCAGGGGTAGCTGGAAATGGATTTTTGGTACGTAAAGAGCAGGCAACGTTTGAAGAAGTATTGTCTCCGAAAACCAAAGGAACCTGGCTAATTGATCGGTTGACTGAAAGTGATCCTCCGGATTTCTTTCTTCTTTTTTCTTCAATATCGTCTTTAATGTCCGCTGTCGGACAAGGAGACTATACGGCTGCTAATGCTTATCTCGATGCTTTTGCACGTGCAAGAACAAGACGAGGCCTACGGACGCTGAGCTTGAACTGGGCGATGTGGAAGGAAACAGGGATGGCTGTCGATTACAATGTCCAGAACGATTCCTCTTTTAAAGAGCTCTATACACAGGAAGCGCTACTTGCATTGGATAAAGTAATACACACGAAAGCTTCAAATGTAGTTGTCGGTGAGCTAAAGCATAGTGAAATGCAGACACTGCTGACTGAAGATAATTTTGGCTTTCTCTCATCCGAGCTTCGTAGCCGAATCACTGAACGAATGGCGATCCAAGGGAAGCCTAAAGTGGATGAAGAACAGTCAGTACAACCAACAATACACATTACGTTGAAAGGCAAGGAAGAAGGAGATTTCAGCGACAATGAGCAGCAACTGGCTGCGATCTGGTCCAATCTGCTGGGCATGGAATCAATCAGCGTACATGATAATTTTTATGACATTGGCGGGAACTCGATCTTAGCAACGCATTTGCTTAGGGCACTGGATGAGGCGTATCCGAATCATTTTGATATTACGGATATTTTCTCATATCCTACTGTGTCCTTGATGGCTGAATACTTGGAACGACGATTGGATGACGTCGAACAGTCTGGATCATCTCTAGATGAACTGCTGGATCGTTTATCCGAGGGAGATCTTTCAGTTGAAGAAGCGTCCGAACTAATGAAATCGGTAGGTGAAGACCAGTGGAAAACATAA